The following are from one region of the Falco biarmicus isolate bFalBia1 chromosome 1, bFalBia1.pri, whole genome shotgun sequence genome:
- the ZGRF1 gene encoding protein ZGRF1 isoform X9, giving the protein MASQEFTVLYTHQKMKKSKTWQDGILRITTGRNKAILFDDKGQCLESIFVKSQVNAGDNLEGERYLITVEAVKLNEKSFEDQPRKAEAPAVNRNGVKPGVLPPRHLSVGLKRKFTGFQGPRQVGKKILAMEDGLKSMTLPLSKQCQGTLSSKFYVTSPLFSTVSKKDTETNMFADFHEDVCMGNDTEHMSVSSLLSAPFLDRCEKAEKQNSDQSIVKPEPSQITGDTKSSSQTAGHRAASGNIRSTAQIIALLKSKPTQGCREQTPAVTECLSRFQASGNTGSLHKSTILHGFSGNSAKRLMQNIQDLPFTKGTVNDKKEWNAEMLLNSSEQPCVKEVTRHDKEADNLSHDLQDPCNTNSCFLPESIVSRMSDSQFVLSSGDVSCSASPITSEKKHSRYRGRSVTSSPKEDSSVKLQSELQPRQNPGEPSDLQLSEDLTLTETGIVKEELSTHGKDCGLGEQMMEVNFSLLEAFDFNDTNNEDLCERDVSKLTEGGMLSQSPDCLTEDDVAQNAALRLHSCCQVVTHSKNGEVKCSTSDGENDGNPCAGVMPSQLCDSDVGDTGTIAEDSANQTRFEVELLDDGCNIKEINEGQLNTEGTNKKDLDGCAVCTVNGMSQIKSKHSDLFPGDVNVNECHPKLSTFEKTGSISCISTSRITSAVDKKTEDDVIQLGCLKSPDVDLERFWGTKTDDIKPAIKQFTEIPYSESIQASSGSYFDSSGLMPNCVDNLLQKTEACILPAAAQRQPWTSDCQLKSPGSRSPHEGDIREENFEKQSNVIEESRIDQSPLALNMYSEVLPRTVSDSISHSDLRQTQWTSWEPDKVISSVELTSPLNPDSTFSPASGSGETIGDMQEPLIHRMLPTQEKSSYPGECNLSRFKRPVKTRARVPFVSLPATEKVPDAVYPTDSEEVQQSFESSVVNLCNESAVFPISAFGPGDRNYETSVFGEYTEDEQREFVQSVFPNLTSQYRQSKWLKYQNMAQCDLIAQNSDDSEVTDDICAENVLGMLLGDTGESSAVNKSAPGSACLLTAKSMLDKCCANTSKEDFISERKLLSLHLSQTPLAEATQKVLSHLSCYTVTGYGQDITISELSFPNVDKVKYADLPKRKISIPTVFESHVHYKQIFKAALTEQLNIMLFGLSQRLHKALSKVDVSFYTSLKDGQSMSKESCVPLCSHMRPAKLVMVKKEGQNKGRLFYTCDAPKSEQCLFFKWIEDVNPSQIKSRPSAVLHDMKSVGTYLRSQNIALYEGCQLLVRKAFEVQAQRCSKFKKFMNTPDRFDGDSKKKLYLKLSRKEHYSFYSKDDIWVISKTLNFDPLDTFIASSAFFGPSSNNEVELLPLKGYCPSNWRSNMIVHALLVCNASGELTALRNMEEHFNPSTLPLMPYLLKMNFRSENATNRVNKRKFIPPAINLKRTMTYGPVSTEVAMELAKKMIQTFLLNPDQATSLIRIAQMMTSCENLKPVEEHQILPITIIHGVFGAGKSYLLSVVILFLVQLFESSEATKGPRPAQWKLLIASSTNVAIDRILQGLLDLGFEDFIRVGSIRKITKAILPHSLHAGSGNDNEQLKELLALMKEDLTPTEKMYVRKSIEQHKLGTNKTILQQVKVVGVTCAACPFPCLNALKFPVVMLDECSQITEPASLLPIARFQCEKLVLVGDPKQLPPTIQGSESVHEKGLEQTLFDRLCLMGHKTILLRTQYRCHPAISAIANELFYEGNLIDGVSEKDRSPLLDWLPTLCFYNVNGVEQIERDNSFYNMAEVHFAVKLIQALVASGIKGSAIGLITLYKSQMCKTQNLVSDIHSEAFELKAVQVSTVDAFQGAEKEIIVLSCVRTRQIGFIDSEKRMNVALTRAKRHLLIVGNLACLSRNRLWGRVIHHCKGWENGLQHASQCEQQLNEILTCYLEKREEEAQKN; this is encoded by the exons ATGGCTTCTCAAGAATTTACT GTGTTATATACTcaccaaaaaatgaaaaaatcaaaaACGTGGCAAGATGGAATTCTGAGGATTACAACTGGCAGAAATAAG GCTATCTTGTTTGATGATAAAGGACAATGTTTGGAGAGTATTTTTGTGAAATCTCAG GTGAATGCTGGAGATAATTTAGAAGGTGAACGATATTTGATCACAGTGGAAGCAGTAAAATTGaatgaaaaatcttttgaagATCAgccaaggaaagcagaagctcCAGCAGTGAATAGAAATGGTGTAAAACCTGGTGTTCTGCCTCCACGACATCTGTCTGTTGGCTTGAAAAGGAAGTTTACA GGTTTCCAAGGGCCACGCCaagttggaaagaaaatactagCAATGGAAGACGGATTAAAATCAATGACGTTACCTTTATCTAAGCAGTGTCAGGGTACTTTGTCATCCAAGTTTTATGTTACCTCTCCATTATTTTCTACAGTTTCTAAGAAGGATACAGAAACAAATATGTTTGCAGACTTTCATGAAGATGTGTGTATGGGTAACGATACAGAGCACATGTCTGTCTCCTCACTGCTTTCTGCTCCATTTCTTGACAGATGTGAGAAGGCAGAGAAGCAAAACTCTGATCAGTCCATTGTGAAGCCAGAACCTTCTCAAATTACTGGGGACACCAAATCTAGTAGTCAGACAGCTGGTCACAGGGCAGCTTCAGGCAACATAAGGAGCACAGCACAGATAATTGCTCTTTTGAAGTCTAAACCAACGCAAGGATGCAGAGAGCAAACACCCGCAGTCACAGAATGCCTTTCTAGGTTTCAGGCATCAGGAAACACAGGTAGCTTACATAAGAGCACAATCCTGCATGGTTTTTCAGGCAACAGTGCCAAAAGACTCATGCAAAATATTCAGGACCTGCCTTTTACGAAGGGAACTGTAAATGATAAAAAGGAATGGAATGCTGAAATGCTTCTAAATTCATCTGAACAACCTTGTGTTAAAGAAGTCACAAGACATGACAAAGAGGCAGATAATTTAAGTCACGACTTACAAGATCCCTGCAATACAAATAGTTGCTTCCTACCTGAATCCATTGTAAGTAGAATGAGTGACAGTCAGTTTGTCCTATCCTCAGGTGACGTTTCATGTTCAGCAAGTCCAAtcacctctgaaaaaaaacactcCAGATACAGAGGACGTTCAGTGACTAGCAGTCCTAAGGAGGATTCATCTGTGAAGTTGCAAAGTGAGCTTCAGCCCAGACAAAATCCAGGAGAGCCTAGTGATCTGCAGCTCTCTGAGGACTTAACATTGACTGAAACTGGAATTGTAAAGGAGGAATTAAGTACACATGGCAAAGACTGTGGTCTGGGTGAACAGATGATGGAGGTTAACTTCAGTCTACTGGAGGCTTTTGATTTTAATGACACCAACAATGAAGACCTGTGTGAAAGAGATGTGAGTAAACTCACTGAAGGAGGCATGCTTTCACAAAGTCCAGATTGCTTAACAGAAGATGATGTAGCACAAAATGCTGCACTGAGGCTTCATTCTTGCTGTCAAGTAGTGACGCACAGTAAAAATGGAGAAGTCAAATGTTCAACATCTGATGGAGAGAATGATGGAAATCCCTGCGCTGGGGTTATGCCATCTCAGCTTTGCGACAGCGATGTCGGAGATACAGGGACAATTGCAGAAGACTCTGCAAACCAGACCAGATTTGAAGTGGAACTTTTGGATGATGGATGcaacataaaagaaattaatgaaggCCAATTAAATACTGAAGGCACAAACAAGAAGGATCTTGATGGCTGTGCAGTGTGTACCGTTAATGGCATGTCACAGATAAAAAGCAAGCACTCTGATCTCTTTCCTGGAGACGTAAATGTTAATGAATGTCACCCTAAACTGAGTACGTTTGAGAAAACTGGAAgtatttcatgtatttctaCCAGCAGAATAACTTCTGCAGTGGACAAAAAGACCGAAGATGATGTTATACAGCTTGGATGCCTGAAATCCCCAGATGTTGATTTAGAGCGCTTCTGGGGTACTAAGACTGATGACATTAAACCAG CTATAAAACAGTTTACGGAAATACCTTACTCAGAAAGTATACAGGCATCTTCCGGTTCATACTTTGATTCTTCTGGCCTTATG CCCAACTGTGTGGAcaatttattacagaaaacagaggCATGTATTCTACCAGCAGCAGCCCAAAGACAGCCTTGGACATCTGACTGCCAACTAAAA TCTCCAGGTTCAAGAAGTCCTCATGAGGGTGATATCAGAGAAgagaattttgaaaagcagtctAATGTTATTGAAGAGTCAAGAATAGATCAGTCCC CGTTGGCATTGAATATGTATTCTGAAGTTCTACCACGGACAGTGTCAGACTCAATTTCACATTCTGATTTGAGACAAACACAGTGGACTTCATGGGAACCTGACAAG GTGATATCATCAGTGGAACTGACTTCCCCGCTTAATCCAGACTCTACATTTTCTCCAGCTTCAGGAAGTGGGGAAACTATTGGAGATATGCAAGAGCCTCTGATACACAGGATGTTGCCAA CACAGGAGAAATCCAGCTATCCAGGGGAATGCAACCTCTCAAGATTCAAACGCCCAGTTAAAACACGAGCTCGAGTTCCGTTTGTCAGTCTTCCTGCCACTGAGAAGGTTCCCGATGCAGTTTATCCAACTGACAGTGAGGAGGTCCAGCAATCTTTTGAGTCTTCAGTAGTCAATTTATGCAACGAGTCAGCGGTATTTCCTATTAGTGCTTTTGGCCCTGGGGACAGAAATTATGAAACCTCTGTGTTTGGAGAGTATACGGAAGATGAACAAAGGGAGTTTGTACAATCAGTATTCCCTAATTTGACTTCACAATATAGACAAAGCAAGTGGCTAAAATATCAAAACATGGCTCAGTGTGACTTGATAGCTCAAAATAGTGATGATAGCGAAGTGACTGATGACATCTGTGCTGAGAATGTCCTTGGAATGCTGCTGGGTGATACAGGAGAGAGCAGTGCCGTGAATAAAAGCGCTCCCGGCTCTGCATGTCTACTGACAGCAAAGAGCATGCTTGATAAATGCTGTGCAAATACCAGCAAGGAAGATTTCATTTCAGAGAGGAAGTTACTTTCTCTGCACTTAAGTCAGACACCTTTGGCTGAAGCAACACAAAAGGTGTTAAGTCATCTGAGCTGCTACACTGTAACAGGATACGGCCAG gACATAACAATTTCTGAGTTGTCTTTTCCTAATGTGGATAAAGTAAAATATGCTGATCTTCCTAAAAGAAAGATTTCCATACCAACTGTTTTTGAGTCTCATGTTCActacaaacagatttttaaagctgctctgACAG AGCAATTAAACATAATGCTATTTGGGTTGTCACAAAGATTACACAAAGCTCTTTCAAAAGTGGATGTATCATTTTACACATCACTGAAAGATGGGCAAAGCATGAGCAAAGAAAGCTGCGTTCCACTCTGCAGTCACATGCGTCCTGCTAAGCTTGTTATGGTTAAAAAAGAAGGTCAAAACAAG gGTCGTTTGTTCTATACCTGTGATGCCCCAAAATCTGagcagtgtttgtttttcaagtggATAGAAGATGTGAACCCCTCGCAGATAAAATCCAGACCTAGTGCAGTGCTTCATGATATGAAAAGTGTTGGGACATACCTCAGAAGTCAAAATATTGCTCTCTATGAGGGATGCCAGCTCTTGGTGAG GAAAGCCTTTGAAGTTCAAGCACAACGGTGTAGTAAGTTCAAGAAATTTATGAATACACCTGATAGATTTGATGGTGATTCCAAAAAAAAGTTGTACCTCAAACTAAGTAGAAAGGAGCATTATTCTTTCTATAGCAAAG ATGATATTTGGGTTATTTCGAAGACTTTGAATTTTGATCCTCTTGATACTTTCATTGCAAGTAGTGCTTTCTTTGGACCATCCTCCAACAATGAAGTGGAATTACTACCACTGAAAGGCTACTGTCCCTCAAACTGGCGATCAAATA TGATTGTTCATGCCTTGCTGGTTTGTAATGCTAGTGGTGAGCTTACAGCTTTAAGGAATATGGAGGAGCACTTCAATCCATCTACGTTACCACTAATGCCATATCTATTAAAGAT GAATTTTCGTTCTGAAAATGCTACTAATAGagtcaacaaaagaaaatttattccaCCTGCCATCAACCTGAAACGCACAATGACGTATGGACCCGTCAGCACTGAAGTGGCAATGGAACTAGCTAAAAAGATGATCCAAACGTTCTTGTTGAACCCAGATCAAGCTACATCACTGATTCGGATAGCTCAGATGATGACCTCATGTGAAAATCTCAAACCAGTGGAAGAACACCAGATCTTGCCTATCACAATTATACATG GTGTTTTTGGAGCTGGCAAGAGCTATCTGCTGTCTGTTGTGATTTTGTTCTTAGTACAGCTCTTTGAAAGTAGTGAAGCTACCAAGGGTCCAAGGCCAGCTCAGTGGAAACTTCTGATTGCTTCTTCCACTAATGTTGCCATAGACAGGATACTGCAGGG TCTACTTGATCTTGGATTTGAGGATTTTATCAGAGTGGGAAGTATTAGGAAAATCACCAAAGCAATTCTTCCCCATAG tTTACATGCTGGCTCAGGAAACGATAATGAGCAGTTAAAAGAGCTGCTTGCTCTCATGAAAGAAGATTTAACTCCAACTGAAAAAATGTATGTAAGGAAGAGTATCGAGCAACATAAACTGGGGACCAATAAAACTATACTGCAACAG GTAAAAGTGGTTGGAGTGACCTGTGCTGCCTGCCCGTTCCCTTGTCTGAATGCTCTTAAGTTTCCTGTAGTGATGCTGGATGAGTGCAGTCAGATAACCGAAcctgcttctctccttcctATTGCAAG GTTTCAGTGTGAAAAGCTAGTCCTTGTTGGAGACCCTAAGCAATTACCACCAACTATTCAAGGGTCTGAGAGTGTTCATGAAAAGGGATTGGAGCAGACTCTCTTTGACCGGCTTTGCTTAATG GGACATAAAACAATACTTCTTCGGACACAGTACCGATGTCACCCTGCTATTAGTGCCATAGCCAACGAGCTGTTCTACGAAGGAAATCTGATAGATGGTGTTTCCGAGAAAGATAGAAGTCCTTTATTGGATTGGCTTCCAACACTATGTTTTTATAATGTTAACGGGGTAGAGCAA ATTGAAAGAGACAACAGCTTTTATAACATGGCAGAAGTTCATTTTGCAGTCAAGCTCATCCAGGCTCTAGTTGCAAGTGGAATAAAAGGATCTGCAATTGGTCTGATTACTCTTTATAAATCACAGATGTGTAAG ACTCAGAATTTGGTTAGCGACATACACTCTGAGGCTTTTGAACTTAAAGCTGTCCAGGTGTCCACTGTAGATGCATTCCAAGGAGCTGAGAAGGAGATCATTGTTCTGTCGTGTGTAAGAACAAGACAAATTGGGTTCATCGACTCAGAAAAGAGGATGAACGTTGCACTGACGAGAGCAAAGAGGCACCTGTTGATTGTTGGAAATCTGGCCTGTTTAAGTAGGAACAGACTGTGGGGAAGAGTAATTCATCACTGCAAAG GATGGGAAAATGGATTGCAACATGCAAGCCAGTGTGAGCAGCAGCTAAACGAAATTCTTACATGTTACTTGGAGAAACGGgaggaagaagcacagaaaaattaa